Proteins found in one Pempheris klunzingeri isolate RE-2024b chromosome 6, fPemKlu1.hap1, whole genome shotgun sequence genomic segment:
- the tmem59l gene encoding transmembrane protein 59-like — MLRLGGRMCGLSALLSVLLAGLAAASSDLFDNQLGDINYCKKQCQLTIKNKSPAKDSIMNACHRGCRLYSICQFVNGNAGFNTSREECQGACQEAYIKLLEQEACSTGCASQPSEPEIKRRKLKAMTLRPKPPSVMEAVSSWCNDIVSSAQSFISSTWTFYLQADDGKVVVFQSQPEMEYSLPELQAPRSSVADKPWPQVHSHTQRPHGVRGHGERGASKAGGKGKHPVQHTDDPTAEHDFLGCMSRRSGLPRWILAACLFLSIMVMLWLSCASLVTAPEQHIKTQLSINGDKEFLDNAHKVNPYHLSPVIAVTVKQSEESQEAGPLPVKVDLNKTCV; from the exons ATGCTCCGGCTCGGCGGCAGGATGTGCGGCTTGTCGGCCCTGCTCTCGGTGCTTCTTGCCGGGCTCGCCGCGGCGTCCTCGGACCTGTTCGACAACCAGCTGGGCGACATCAATTACTGCAAAAAGCAATGCCAGCTcaccatcaaaaacaaaagcccCGCTAAA GACTCCATAATGAACGCCTGTCACCGTGGCTGTCGCCTCTACTCCATCTGCCAGTTTGTCAATGGCAACGCCGGCTTCAATACCAGCAGGGAGGAGTGTCAGGGAG cctgCCAGGAGGCATATATCAAGCTGCTGGAGCAGGAGGCCTGCAGCACTGGCTGTGCCAGCCAACCCTCTGAACCTGAGATcaagaggaggaag CTCAAAGCCATGACTCTCCGCCCTAAGCCCCCCTCTGTGATGGAGGCTGTGTCCAGTTGGTGTAACGACATCGTCAGCTCTGCCCAGAgcttcatctcctccacctGGACCTTCTACCTGCAGGCTGACGACGGCAAGGTTGTGGTTTTTCAG agCCAACCAGAGATGGAGTACTCTCTGCCCGAGCTGCAAGCTCCTCGATCCAGCGTGGCGGACAAACCCTGGCCACAGGTCCACTCTCACACCCAGAGACCCCATG GTGTGAGGGGACATGGCGAGAGGGGGGCATCCAAAGCAGGAGGCAAAGGAAAGCACCCTGTCCAGCACACGGACGACCCCACGGCTGAGCACGACTTCCTCGGCTGCATGTCAAG ACGTTCAGGCCTTCCACGGTGGATTTTAGCGgcctgtctcttcctgtccatCATGGTCATGTTGTGGCTCAGCTGTGCCAGCCTCGTCACCGCACCAGAGCAGCACATCAAGACTCAG cTGAGTATCAACGGAGATAAAGAGTTTCTGGATAATGCCCACAAAGTCAACCCGTACCACCTGAGTCCTGTGATCGCTGTCACGGTGAAACAATCAGAGGAGAGCCAGGAGGCAGGACCGCTGCCGGTGAAAGTTGACCTCAACAAAACCTGCGTTTAG